From Chromohalobacter canadensis, one genomic window encodes:
- a CDS encoding LysR family transcriptional regulator, which translates to MSRPNLLNRLTFRQLQVFQAVHRQQSYSRAAEQLGLTQPAVSAQIRQLEQALEQPLFKYAGKTLHVLPAADALAASVQSIFGQVSSLQMELSELAGTIRGELNLAAVSTAQYVVPHILARFRARYPEVQVRLRVCNRGQALERLAERRDDLVIMGMVPEDANLAFMPILDNEMIPVVWPGHPLLTADSPTLEDFTRYYVLMREPGSGTRTAFEDFVARERVSLRHTLELGTNEAIKQGVMAHLGVAVLPRLAVQLELASGLLASPTLPGFPLRRSWCTVHPKDRYPTPVTELFLRFVRELLPELNDHFKAPLVPAPGPSFACTP; encoded by the coding sequence ATGTCACGACCCAATCTGCTCAACCGTCTGACCTTTCGCCAATTGCAGGTCTTCCAGGCCGTGCACCGGCAGCAGTCCTATTCGCGGGCGGCCGAACAGCTCGGCCTCACACAGCCCGCCGTCAGCGCTCAGATCCGCCAACTCGAGCAGGCGCTCGAGCAGCCGCTGTTCAAATACGCGGGCAAGACGCTGCACGTGCTGCCGGCGGCCGATGCGCTGGCCGCCTCGGTACAGTCGATCTTCGGTCAGGTTTCCAGCCTGCAGATGGAGCTTTCCGAGCTGGCGGGGACCATTCGCGGTGAGCTCAATCTCGCGGCCGTCAGCACCGCGCAGTATGTCGTGCCCCATATCCTGGCCCGCTTTCGTGCCCGTTACCCGGAGGTGCAGGTGCGCCTGCGCGTCTGCAATCGCGGCCAGGCGCTGGAACGTCTCGCCGAGCGCCGCGACGACCTGGTGATCATGGGCATGGTCCCCGAGGACGCCAATCTCGCCTTCATGCCGATTCTCGACAATGAAATGATTCCCGTGGTGTGGCCCGGGCATCCGCTGTTGACGGCAGACTCGCCCACGCTCGAGGATTTCACACGCTATTACGTGCTGATGCGCGAGCCCGGTTCAGGGACACGCACGGCGTTCGAGGATTTCGTCGCTCGCGAGCGGGTATCGCTACGCCATACCCTGGAGCTTGGTACCAACGAGGCGATCAAACAGGGAGTCATGGCGCATCTCGGGGTCGCTGTGCTGCCACGCCTGGCGGTCCAGCTCGAGCTTGCTTCGGGGCTGCTGGCGTCACCGACACTGCCCGGCTTTCCGCTACGCCGCTCCTGGTGCACCGTGCATCCAAAGGATCGTTACCCAACGCCCGTGACCGAGCTTTTCCTGCGCTTCGTCCGCGAGCTGTTGCCTGAGCTGAACGATCACTTCAAGGCGCCGCTGGTGCCCGCACCCGGCCCCAGCTTCGCCTGTACGCCCTGA
- a CDS encoding zinc-binding alcohol dehydrogenase family protein, translating into MQVVATTGQPQAAPLDAFELHEREMPSPGEWDLLVRLDAVSVNPVDTKIRQGAFLPSDQHNVLGWDAVGRVEHVGANVEHFAPGDRVYYAGEVERPGCNAEYQLVDARLAAKAPSKLSAEEAAAMPLTSLTAWEALFDKLKLSQGKNTHREQTLLIINGAGGVGSIATQMARQLTGIKVIATASRDTSVEWCRRMGAHEVVDHHDLVSNMQQAGHEQVDYIFNCHDIGDHWENMTTLIRPLGHIVAIAETQKPVDLNALQGKAVTFSWEFMFARPLHGADIAHQGSILATLAEHFDAGHLHSTLSDIVGPLTPANLGEAHRRLETGHTTGKLVLSAMPEA; encoded by the coding sequence ATGCAAGTAGTCGCCACCACCGGCCAGCCTCAGGCAGCGCCCCTGGACGCTTTCGAGCTCCATGAACGCGAGATGCCGAGCCCCGGAGAATGGGACCTTCTCGTGCGCCTCGACGCGGTGTCGGTCAATCCGGTGGATACCAAGATTCGCCAGGGCGCCTTCCTTCCCAGCGACCAGCACAACGTCCTCGGCTGGGATGCCGTGGGCCGGGTGGAGCACGTCGGCGCCAACGTCGAGCATTTCGCCCCGGGAGATCGCGTGTACTATGCCGGCGAGGTCGAGCGTCCCGGCTGCAACGCCGAATACCAACTCGTCGATGCGCGCCTGGCCGCCAAGGCACCGAGCAAATTGAGCGCCGAGGAAGCGGCCGCCATGCCGTTGACTTCCCTGACCGCCTGGGAGGCCCTGTTCGACAAGCTCAAGCTGTCACAGGGCAAAAACACCCATCGCGAGCAGACCCTGCTGATCATCAACGGCGCCGGCGGTGTCGGCTCGATCGCGACGCAAATGGCCCGCCAGCTCACCGGCATCAAGGTCATCGCCACGGCGTCGCGCGATACGTCCGTAGAATGGTGCCGGCGCATGGGCGCGCATGAAGTCGTCGATCACCACGACCTCGTGTCGAACATGCAGCAGGCCGGCCACGAGCAGGTCGACTACATCTTCAATTGCCATGATATCGGCGACCACTGGGAGAACATGACCACGCTCATTCGGCCCTTGGGCCACATCGTGGCCATCGCCGAGACCCAGAAGCCCGTGGACCTCAATGCTCTGCAAGGCAAGGCGGTGACGTTCAGTTGGGAGTTCATGTTCGCACGGCCGTTGCACGGCGCCGACATCGCTCACCAGGGCAGTATCCTGGCCACGTTGGCCGAGCACTTCGACGCCGGCCATCTGCACAGCACGCTCAGCGATATCGTCGGCCCTTTGACCCCGGCCAATCTCGGGGAAGCCCATCGCCGCCTCGAAACCGGTCATACCACGGGCAAACTGGTGTTGAGCGCCATGCCCGAGGCGTAA
- the pyk gene encoding pyruvate kinase, translating into MQNAFHGPIRRTKIVATLGPASDRDGVLEDMISAGVDVVRLNFSHGSADDHRRRLKAVRDAAARVGRTVAALGDLQGPKIRIARFKDEAVTLEQGQAFVIDVSLERDAGDAQRVGCDYQDLADDVAPGDVLLLDDGRLELQVERVDAPAIHTTVKVGGKLSNNKGINKQGGGLSAAALTDKDREDLKTAIDIGVDYLAVSFPRHGDDMRLARDLLGEAGSEIGLVAKVERAEAVADDDTLDDIIRASEAVMVARGDLGVEIGDAQLIGVQKRIIQHARSLNKVVITATQMMESMIDSPLPTRAEVFDVANAVLDGTDAVMLSAETAAGGYPVETIKAMERLCLGAERERAAQQSQHRIHEGFTRVDETVALSAMYAANHLDGVSAIVCMTATGYTPLIASRIRSGLPIVALAHTEITQRRMALYRGVVSLPFDTQRLAPTEFNRYAVDNLISLGIVKQGDHVILTRGDHMNAHGGTNTMKIIQVGDDID; encoded by the coding sequence ATGCAGAATGCGTTTCACGGTCCGATTCGCCGCACCAAGATCGTCGCGACCCTGGGCCCGGCCAGCGACCGCGACGGGGTCCTCGAAGACATGATCTCCGCGGGCGTCGACGTGGTACGGCTCAACTTCTCCCACGGCTCCGCGGACGATCATCGGCGGCGGCTAAAGGCGGTACGTGACGCTGCCGCACGCGTCGGGCGCACCGTCGCCGCTCTGGGCGATCTACAAGGCCCGAAGATCCGCATCGCACGCTTCAAGGACGAGGCGGTCACGCTCGAGCAAGGCCAAGCTTTCGTCATCGATGTTTCCCTCGAACGTGATGCCGGCGATGCACAGCGGGTAGGCTGCGATTATCAGGACCTGGCCGATGATGTCGCCCCGGGCGATGTCCTGCTGCTCGACGATGGCCGTCTGGAACTACAGGTCGAGCGCGTCGACGCCCCGGCTATCCATACCACGGTCAAGGTCGGCGGCAAGCTCTCCAATAACAAGGGCATCAACAAGCAAGGCGGCGGCCTGTCTGCAGCCGCTCTGACCGACAAGGACCGCGAGGACCTCAAGACCGCCATCGACATCGGTGTCGACTACCTGGCCGTGTCCTTCCCACGCCATGGCGACGACATGCGCCTGGCCCGCGACCTGCTCGGCGAAGCGGGCAGCGAGATCGGCCTGGTCGCCAAGGTCGAACGCGCTGAAGCGGTCGCCGACGATGACACCCTGGACGACATCATCCGCGCCAGCGAAGCGGTCATGGTCGCGCGTGGCGATCTTGGCGTGGAAATCGGCGACGCCCAGCTGATCGGTGTGCAAAAGCGCATCATCCAGCATGCCCGTAGCCTCAACAAAGTGGTGATCACTGCGACGCAGATGATGGAGTCGATGATCGACTCGCCGCTACCGACCCGTGCCGAGGTCTTCGACGTGGCCAATGCAGTGCTTGATGGCACCGACGCCGTCATGCTCTCTGCCGAGACTGCCGCCGGCGGTTATCCCGTGGAAACCATCAAGGCCATGGAACGTCTCTGCCTGGGCGCCGAGCGTGAGCGCGCCGCACAGCAATCGCAGCATCGCATTCACGAAGGCTTTACCCGGGTCGATGAAACCGTGGCGCTGTCGGCCATGTACGCCGCTAACCATCTCGACGGGGTCTCCGCGATCGTCTGCATGACCGCCACCGGGTACACGCCGCTGATCGCCTCACGCATCCGTTCCGGTTTGCCGATCGTGGCCTTGGCGCATACCGAAATCACCCAGCGCCGCATGGCATTGTATCGCGGGGTCGTCTCTCTGCCCTTCGACACACAACGTCTCGCGCCCACCGAGTTCAACCGCTACGCCGTGGACAACCTCATCTCTCTGGGCATCGTCAAGCAGGGCGATCACGTCATCCTGACACGCGGCGATCATATGAATGCGCATGGCGGTACCAACACCATGAAGATCATTCAAGTCGGCGACGATATTGATTGA
- the oadA gene encoding sodium-extruding oxaloacetate decarboxylase subunit alpha produces MNAVSSSQVKITDVVLRDGHQSLIATRLRTEDMLPACAKLDAIGYHSLEVWGGATFDACVRFLKEDPWERLRAFKDAMPNTPLQMLLRGQNLLGYRHYADDVVERFVAKSADNGVDVFRVFDALNDLRNLETAMRAVKASGKHAQGTICYTVSPVHTLAMYVDQAKRLVDMGADSIAIKDMAGLLTPYATGELVAALVEAVDVPVHLHAHATSGLAPMCHLKAVEAGCRHIDTCISAFAGGTSHPSTESMVAAFQGTEYDSGLDLEALKEIGDYFRGVRQKYAAFESEFTREDVSVQINQVPGGMMSNLANQLKEQNALSKIRDVFNEIPRVRADLGYPPLVTPTSQIVGTQAVMNVLTGERYKTITNEVKRYLQGGYGHPPAPVDDDVRRQAIGNSPMEEGRPADRLNPEMERLTKDIGDLAESEEDVLTYAMFSELGHDYLQGRRDGSLISEPVPAPDAGDASRPVTEGVPTEFVIDVHGESYEVQITGVGGNSGGKRQVYLTLDGMPEEVVFEAKDAFVGGETSGRARASQPGHVTTSMPGNIVDVLVAKGDRVEEGQAVLITEAMKMETEVQARVSGTVEAVHVAKGDRVTPGEVLIEIT; encoded by the coding sequence ATGAATGCCGTATCATCTTCCCAGGTAAAGATCACCGATGTCGTGCTGCGCGACGGCCACCAGTCCTTGATCGCCACGCGTCTGCGCACCGAGGACATGCTGCCCGCCTGTGCCAAGCTGGACGCTATTGGCTACCATTCGCTGGAAGTCTGGGGCGGGGCGACCTTCGATGCCTGCGTGCGCTTTCTGAAGGAAGACCCGTGGGAGCGCTTGCGTGCCTTCAAGGATGCGATGCCCAACACGCCGCTGCAGATGCTGCTGCGTGGCCAGAACCTGCTGGGATATCGCCATTATGCCGACGATGTCGTCGAGCGTTTCGTCGCCAAGTCGGCGGATAACGGCGTCGATGTGTTTCGTGTTTTCGATGCGCTCAACGATCTGCGCAACCTGGAAACCGCCATGCGCGCGGTCAAGGCCAGTGGCAAGCACGCTCAGGGCACGATCTGCTATACGGTCAGCCCGGTGCATACTCTGGCGATGTACGTGGACCAAGCCAAGCGCCTGGTCGACATGGGCGCCGACTCGATTGCCATCAAAGACATGGCGGGTCTTTTGACACCGTATGCGACGGGTGAGCTGGTGGCGGCCCTGGTCGAGGCCGTTGACGTGCCGGTCCATCTGCATGCACACGCCACCTCCGGGCTGGCGCCGATGTGTCATCTCAAGGCAGTGGAAGCCGGGTGCCGGCATATCGATACCTGCATTTCGGCGTTTGCCGGCGGTACCAGCCATCCATCGACCGAGTCCATGGTCGCCGCCTTCCAGGGCACTGAATACGACAGTGGCTTGGATCTCGAGGCGCTCAAGGAGATCGGCGACTATTTTCGCGGCGTGCGCCAGAAGTATGCCGCCTTCGAAAGCGAGTTCACCCGTGAGGACGTCTCGGTACAGATCAACCAGGTCCCGGGTGGCATGATGTCCAACCTCGCCAATCAGCTCAAGGAACAGAACGCGCTGTCCAAGATCCGTGACGTGTTCAACGAGATTCCGCGTGTGCGTGCCGATCTCGGTTATCCGCCTCTGGTCACGCCGACCTCGCAGATCGTCGGCACCCAGGCGGTCATGAACGTACTTACCGGTGAGCGCTACAAGACCATCACCAACGAGGTGAAGCGCTATCTTCAGGGCGGTTATGGTCATCCGCCAGCGCCAGTGGACGACGACGTGCGTCGTCAGGCCATCGGCAACTCCCCGATGGAAGAAGGGCGCCCCGCCGATCGGCTCAACCCCGAGATGGAGCGCTTGACGAAGGACATCGGCGACCTGGCCGAGAGTGAAGAGGACGTGCTGACCTACGCCATGTTCTCCGAGCTGGGGCACGATTACCTGCAGGGGCGGCGCGACGGGTCGCTGATCTCGGAGCCGGTCCCCGCTCCCGATGCAGGAGACGCTAGCCGACCGGTGACCGAAGGAGTGCCCACCGAGTTCGTCATCGACGTGCACGGCGAGTCCTATGAAGTGCAGATCACCGGCGTGGGTGGCAATAGCGGGGGCAAGCGTCAGGTCTATCTGACGCTTGACGGCATGCCGGAAGAGGTCGTCTTCGAGGCCAAAGACGCCTTCGTCGGCGGCGAGACCTCGGGCCGGGCACGTGCCTCGCAGCCGGGCCATGTCACGACGTCCATGCCAGGCAATATCGTCGATGTCTTGGTCGCCAAGGGTGATCGCGTCGAAGAAGGCCAGGCGGTCTTGATCACCGAAGCGATGAAGATGGAAACCGAGGTCCAGGCGCGGGTCTCGGGCACCGTCGAAGCCGTCCACGTCGCCAAGGGCGACCGCGTGACGCCGGGCGAGGTATTGATCGAGATCACCTAA
- a CDS encoding DUF3141 domain-containing protein — protein MFPMHAAWLEAASPVLDPFGLIRATQDYWQDTFERSVLYWDVMRQRGNQYLEHMAQTKPNVLGFEAEVLVDGRDLPRPVNYELMRILPPPDVMIDPLKRPFVIVDPRAGHGPGIGGFKPDSEIGVAMRAGHPCYFIGFLPFPVPGQHVEDVVDAEIAFIREVGARHVEANEKPVVIGNCQAGWQLMMAAALEPDAFGPILVAGAPLSYWAGERGRYPMRYSGGLLGGSWSTALAGDLGAGLFDGAWLVQNFERLNPANTLWSKQYRLYADVDNESERYLQFERWWGGHIVLNAEEIQYIVDNLFIGNRLSTAQLITRDGRRVDLRNVRSPIVVFCSQGDNITPPPQALGWISDLYDGVEDIVANEQTIVYCVHDSTGHLGIFVSGSISRREHTEFTANMDYIDVLPPGLYETAITPRAATEDATDGDYLLEFRPRGVDDLQPLVQRRDDDERRFATVARLSESGLALYQQYAQPWMQAVMTPEAGRWLRRLHPIRLGYKMLSDRNPLMSTVPVLAEQIRRQRQPLSPNNPLAQWERSVATRIEENLEAYGEWRDRISEALFMNVYGQPWLQAFAGIGPDTARIRPHPGRAPEHQHFLRTRRAALRERISSGGAREAVVRALIYILGGAPATDERNFKRLKATREELGKSLDLQQFKMLVREQFFILKLDVREALEALPTLIARSDATQVDDYLTHITHILDASGPQSEHVQKRLERVRTLFEKARPAAPNHEAPQA, from the coding sequence ATGTTTCCCATGCACGCCGCTTGGCTGGAAGCCGCCAGCCCCGTTCTCGATCCCTTCGGCCTGATTCGTGCCACGCAGGACTACTGGCAGGATACCTTCGAACGTAGCGTGCTCTACTGGGATGTCATGCGTCAGCGTGGCAACCAATATCTCGAGCACATGGCGCAGACCAAGCCCAACGTGTTGGGATTCGAGGCCGAGGTGCTCGTGGATGGCCGCGACTTGCCGCGCCCGGTCAACTACGAATTGATGCGCATCCTGCCTCCGCCCGACGTAATGATCGACCCGCTCAAGCGCCCTTTCGTCATCGTCGATCCGCGAGCCGGCCATGGGCCCGGCATCGGTGGCTTCAAGCCCGATAGCGAGATCGGCGTCGCCATGCGCGCCGGCCACCCGTGTTACTTCATCGGCTTTCTGCCGTTTCCGGTGCCGGGACAGCACGTCGAAGATGTCGTCGACGCCGAGATCGCCTTCATCCGCGAGGTAGGGGCTCGCCATGTCGAGGCCAATGAAAAGCCCGTGGTGATCGGCAACTGTCAGGCGGGCTGGCAATTGATGATGGCCGCCGCCCTTGAGCCGGACGCCTTTGGGCCGATTCTCGTCGCCGGCGCACCGCTGTCCTATTGGGCTGGAGAGCGCGGACGTTACCCCATGCGCTATAGCGGCGGCCTGCTCGGCGGTAGTTGGTCGACCGCCCTTGCCGGCGATCTGGGCGCAGGGCTTTTCGACGGCGCGTGGCTGGTGCAGAACTTCGAGCGCCTCAATCCAGCCAACACGCTCTGGAGTAAGCAATACCGGCTGTATGCCGATGTCGATAATGAAAGCGAGCGCTATCTGCAATTCGAGCGCTGGTGGGGCGGGCATATCGTGCTCAATGCCGAGGAAATCCAGTACATCGTCGACAACCTATTCATCGGCAACCGTTTGAGCACCGCCCAGTTGATCACCCGTGACGGACGTCGCGTCGACCTTCGCAACGTGCGCTCGCCCATCGTGGTGTTTTGTTCGCAAGGGGATAACATCACCCCACCGCCCCAGGCGCTGGGTTGGATATCCGACCTTTACGACGGCGTGGAGGACATCGTCGCCAACGAGCAAACCATCGTGTATTGCGTCCACGATTCGACCGGCCATTTGGGTATTTTCGTGTCGGGCAGCATTTCCCGACGCGAGCACACCGAATTCACCGCCAACATGGACTATATCGACGTTCTGCCGCCCGGCTTGTACGAAACCGCCATCACGCCACGCGCTGCGACCGAGGATGCCACCGACGGCGACTATCTGCTCGAATTTCGCCCGCGCGGCGTCGATGACCTGCAGCCGCTCGTGCAGCGTCGCGATGACGATGAGCGCCGCTTCGCCACCGTGGCGCGCCTTTCCGAAAGTGGCCTGGCACTCTATCAGCAATACGCCCAACCGTGGATGCAGGCCGTGATGACGCCCGAAGCCGGGCGCTGGCTACGCCGATTGCACCCCATTCGCCTCGGCTACAAAATGCTTTCCGATCGCAATCCACTGATGTCCACCGTGCCGGTGCTGGCCGAGCAAATTCGTCGCCAGCGCCAACCGCTTTCACCGAACAACCCACTGGCGCAATGGGAACGCAGCGTGGCCACCCGTATCGAGGAAAACCTCGAGGCCTATGGCGAATGGCGCGACCGTATCAGTGAAGCTCTGTTCATGAACGTTTATGGTCAGCCCTGGCTTCAGGCATTCGCTGGTATCGGCCCGGACACAGCACGCATACGTCCTCACCCTGGACGCGCACCGGAGCATCAACACTTCCTGCGCACGCGGCGAGCCGCCTTGCGAGAACGCATCTCCAGTGGTGGCGCACGCGAGGCGGTGGTGCGAGCCTTGATCTACATACTGGGTGGGGCGCCGGCCACCGATGAGCGCAATTTCAAGCGCCTCAAGGCCACGCGCGAGGAACTCGGCAAGAGCCTGGACCTTCAGCAGTTCAAGATGCTGGTCCGCGAGCAGTTCTTCATTCTCAAGCTCGACGTGCGCGAGGCGCTCGAGGCGCTTCCCACGCTCATCGCACGTAGCGACGCCACGCAGGTCGATGACTACTTGACCCACATCACCCACATCCTCGACGCCAGCGGGCCACAAAGCGAGCATGTGCAAAAGCGCCTGGAGCGCGTTCGCACCCTGTTCGAGAAAGCCAGGCCTGCAGCGCCGAATCACGAGGCGCCGCAGGCATGA
- a CDS encoding acetyl-CoA carboxylase biotin carboxylase subunit, translating into MFKKLLIANRGEIAVRIVRACAEMGIRSVAIYTEPDRFALHVKRADEAHFVGEDPLAGYLDPRRIVDLARETGCDAIHPGYGFLSENADFARICEEAGVAFVGPDAEVIARMGDKTAARAAMREAGVPITPGSEGNLETCEEALSLADTIGYPVMLKATSGGGGRGIRRCDTPAQLEQAWERVISEATKAFGSADVFMEKCVVEPHHIEVQILADSVGNVIHLFERDCSIQRRNQKLIEIAPSPQLTPEQRAYVGEMAVRAASAVGYENAGTVEFLVKGNEVYFMEMNTRVQVEHTISEAITGVDIVREQLRIAAGLKLAYRQEDIRHHGYAIQFRINAEDPKNDFLPSFGRITRYYAPGGPGVRTDTAIYTGYTIPPYFDSMCLKLIVWGMSWEETLDRGIRALNDMRLQGVKTTAPYYQEILRHPDFRSGHFDTGFVPNHPELLNYSVKRNPEEVALAIAAAIAAHAGL; encoded by the coding sequence GTGTTCAAGAAACTTCTCATCGCCAATCGTGGCGAAATTGCTGTACGCATTGTACGCGCCTGCGCTGAGATGGGCATCCGCTCGGTAGCGATCTACACCGAGCCCGATCGCTTCGCGCTACACGTCAAACGCGCCGATGAGGCGCATTTCGTCGGTGAGGACCCGCTGGCGGGCTATCTCGATCCGCGGCGTATCGTTGACCTGGCACGCGAGACCGGCTGTGACGCGATTCACCCCGGCTATGGCTTCCTCTCGGAAAACGCTGACTTCGCGCGCATCTGTGAAGAAGCCGGGGTGGCCTTTGTGGGGCCAGACGCCGAGGTGATCGCGCGGATGGGTGACAAGACAGCGGCGCGCGCGGCGATGCGCGAGGCTGGTGTGCCCATCACACCCGGCTCGGAAGGTAACCTGGAGACCTGCGAGGAAGCCTTGTCGCTAGCCGATACCATCGGCTACCCGGTGATGCTCAAGGCGACCTCGGGCGGTGGCGGGCGCGGCATTCGACGTTGTGACACGCCGGCGCAACTCGAGCAGGCCTGGGAGCGCGTGATTTCCGAAGCGACCAAGGCGTTCGGCAGTGCCGATGTGTTCATGGAGAAATGCGTCGTCGAGCCGCATCACATCGAGGTGCAGATCCTGGCGGACAGCGTCGGCAACGTGATCCATCTCTTCGAGCGGGACTGTTCGATCCAGCGCCGCAACCAGAAGCTCATCGAAATCGCACCCAGCCCCCAGCTGACGCCCGAACAACGGGCCTACGTCGGCGAAATGGCGGTCCGCGCGGCCAGCGCGGTGGGCTACGAAAATGCCGGCACCGTGGAGTTCCTCGTCAAGGGTAACGAGGTCTACTTCATGGAGATGAATACCCGCGTGCAGGTCGAGCACACTATTTCTGAGGCGATCACCGGGGTGGATATCGTGCGCGAGCAATTGCGCATCGCTGCGGGGCTCAAGCTCGCCTATCGCCAGGAGGACATACGCCACCACGGCTATGCCATCCAGTTCCGCATCAACGCTGAAGATCCCAAGAACGATTTCCTGCCGTCGTTCGGACGCATCACACGTTACTACGCTCCGGGCGGGCCAGGAGTGCGCACCGATACCGCGATCTACACCGGCTATACGATCCCGCCGTACTTCGACTCCATGTGCCTGAAGCTGATCGTATGGGGCATGAGCTGGGAAGAAACGCTCGATCGAGGGATTCGCGCCCTCAACGACATGCGTCTGCAGGGGGTCAAGACCACCGCGCCTTATTACCAGGAAATTCTTCGCCATCCCGATTTCCGCAGCGGGCACTTCGATACGGGCTTCGTGCCCAACCACCCCGAATTGCTCAATTATTCGGTCAAACGCAATCCCGAGGAAGTCGCCTTGGCGATTGCCGCCGCCATCGCCGCTCACGCCGGTCTATAA